One window of Suricata suricatta isolate VVHF042 chromosome 6, meerkat_22Aug2017_6uvM2_HiC, whole genome shotgun sequence genomic DNA carries:
- the ZCCHC9 gene encoding zinc finger CCHC domain-containing protein 9 gives MTRWARVTTTHKKRPLAATSWEDMKKGSLEGEGQNLPQGKQLEANRLSVKNDTPQAKHKKNKKKKEYLNEDVNGFLEYLRQNPQMVRNGERIATDSQEVREEIAVALKKDSRREGRRLKRQAAKKNAMVCFHCRKPGHGIADCPAALENQDMGTGICYRCGSTEHEITKCKAKVDPALGEFPFAKCFVCGEMGHLSRSCPDNPKGLYADGGGCRLCGSVEHFKKDCPESQNSDRMVTVGRWEKGMSADYEEILDVPEPQKPKTKIPKVVNF, from the exons atgaccaggtGGGCACGAGTTACTACCACACATAAAAAGAGACCTTTGGCTGCAACATCATGGGAGGACATGAAGAAGGGGTCCCTTGAGGGAGAAGGCCAAAACCTACCACAGGGCAAGCAACTTGAAGCTAACAGACTCTCTGTTAAAAATGATACACCTcaagcaaaacacaaaaagaacaaaaagaaaaaggagtactTAAATGAAGATGTAAATGGATTCCTGGAATACCTAAGGCAAAACCCACAGATGGTTCGTAACGGGGAGAGGATAGCAACAGACAGTCAAGAGGTAAGGGAAGAAATTGCAGTTGCTTTAAAGAAAGATAGTCGCCGGGAAGGAAGAAGACTAAAAAGACAAGCAGCAAAGAAAAATGCAATG GTATGTTTCCATTGTAGAAAACCGGGCCATGGGATTGCAGATTGCCCAGCCGCCCTTGAGAATCAAGACATGGGCACGGGAATATGTTACCGGTGTGGGTCCACAGAGCATGAAATAACCAAGTGCAAAGCGAAAGTAGACCCAGCTCTTG GTGAATTTCCTTTCgcaaaatgttttgtttgtggGGAAATGGGACATCTGTCCAGATCTTGTCCTGATAATCCCAAAGGACTTTATGCGGATG GTGGTGGCTGCAGACTTTGTGGCTCCGtggaacattttaagaaagattgCCCTGAGAGTCAGAATTCAG ATCGTATGGTCACAGTTGGTCGCTGGGAAAAGGGAATGAGTGCGGACTATGAAGAAATTTTAGATGTGCCTGAACCACAGAAACCCAAAACAAAGATACCTAAAGTTGTTAATTTCTGA